In one window of Leptospira sp. WS92.C1 DNA:
- a CDS encoding iron dicitrate transport regulator FecR gives MTRAISNEMNRNELIEFLSDSETRKEFFSMMKLKNKIGNLQLSPIAVENKTPNTENSEKRFSSRISRSALAIAASLFLLSSLGLYFRFYSSSFDRFQVENSVVTGLCKMQTTTDRITFYSEKDSYCDYKIDGELGLILRMFPESEFSISGDGSAVNLNLNSGTVVFSTSKKNRFLPVRAKVKTIETELLGTTLILSSNQNSGSYKIGILEGAVKVIGTNTKNANIIQAGYSAVLEQKTGIQSVVSEPEIVKIETKTLLRYRNISENSKMTLEKKTVAHSSEEKTLLQKAEVLEKHSSEPVFKIRLKNGEKFVGQIQEQENVYLLIDQNGDTKEIPKKDILELELVR, from the coding sequence ATGACCCGAGCCATTTCCAATGAGATGAACCGAAACGAGCTGATCGAGTTTCTATCGGACTCCGAAACCAGAAAAGAATTTTTTAGTATGATGAAATTAAAAAATAAAATCGGTAACTTACAATTATCTCCGATCGCCGTGGAAAACAAGACTCCCAATACGGAGAATTCGGAAAAAAGATTTTCCAGTCGGATTTCACGTTCCGCGTTGGCCATCGCTGCGTCCTTGTTTCTTTTATCGAGCTTAGGTTTGTATTTCCGATTTTATTCGTCTTCATTCGATCGATTTCAAGTTGAAAACTCGGTCGTGACTGGACTTTGCAAAATGCAAACGACGACGGATCGAATTACGTTTTATTCTGAAAAAGATTCCTATTGCGACTATAAGATCGACGGCGAATTGGGATTGATCTTAAGGATGTTCCCGGAATCGGAATTTTCGATATCCGGAGACGGAAGTGCGGTGAATTTGAATTTAAATTCAGGAACGGTTGTGTTTTCTACTTCCAAAAAAAATCGCTTCCTACCGGTCCGAGCCAAAGTTAAAACCATCGAAACCGAGTTATTGGGAACAACCTTGATTCTATCTTCAAACCAGAATAGCGGAAGTTATAAGATCGGAATTTTAGAAGGTGCCGTCAAAGTGATCGGAACAAACACTAAAAACGCAAACATCATACAAGCAGGTTATTCAGCGGTTTTGGAGCAAAAAACAGGAATTCAATCAGTAGTTTCCGAACCCGAGATCGTTAAAATCGAAACAAAAACTTTATTACGATATCGTAATATTTCTGAAAATTCCAAAATGACTTTGGAAAAAAAGACGGTCGCTCACTCTTCTGAGGAAAAAACACTGCTTCAAAAAGCCGAAGTTTTGGAAAAACATTCTTCCGAACCGGTGTTTAAAATCCGTCTCAAAAACGGAGAGAAATTTGTCGGGCAAATTCAGGAACAGGAAAACGTCTATCTTCTAATCGATCAAAACGGAGA
- a CDS encoding RNA polymerase sigma factor has protein sequence MRQISENQIFDFEGLYARNYDKVYRFLISKGASQEVADEVCQETFIKVLKNWDHFDDAKGSEISWIITIAKNQYLDWIKKTSTSEKREIFGAQDFIESIAENQKIDEQEKWLLDLLNQSIEGLPMVEKSIIMLRFIKKYTIKETADQLGISVRTVNRKTLASLTVLRLKLQRLGVSL, from the coding sequence ATGAGACAAATCTCCGAGAATCAAATTTTTGACTTTGAAGGTTTATACGCGAGAAACTATGATAAGGTCTATCGTTTTTTGATCAGTAAAGGTGCTTCGCAAGAAGTGGCAGACGAAGTGTGCCAGGAAACGTTTATCAAGGTTTTAAAGAATTGGGATCATTTTGATGACGCCAAAGGATCCGAAATCTCTTGGATCATAACGATTGCCAAAAATCAATATTTGGACTGGATCAAGAAAACGTCCACATCCGAAAAAAGGGAGATATTTGGAGCTCAAGACTTTATTGAATCGATTGCGGAAAATCAAAAAATAGATGAACAGGAAAAATGGCTTTTGGACTTATTAAATCAAAGTATCGAAGGTCTTCCCATGGTGGAAAAGAGTATTATTATGCTTCGTTTTATTAAAAAATATACGATCAAAGAAACTGCAGATCAACTTGGGATTTCCGTAAGAACAGTAAATCGGAAGACATTGGCTTCTTTAACAGTTTTACGTTTAAAGCTACAACGCTTGGGTGTGAGTCTTTAG